One part of the Nostoc sp. PCC 7120 = FACHB-418 genome encodes these proteins:
- a CDS encoding cofactor assembly of complex C subunit B yields the protein MDTAILPSTFLLTLLLAVGLLFFIRASTKDRTEMAQLISEQEETVLMPQLQEYFRSRSYRVAEVDHEKNQVTFEGFVKPSIFLAVFLTLLASAGLVCLSLVFALLFPRFGNIFLGLVLFAPLSGIFYWKKAGRLEKVVLKLESVANQPQLFSKITVVAHRDEILELQKALPLKPNE from the coding sequence ATGGATACTGCTATTCTGCCATCAACGTTCTTACTCACCTTGTTACTGGCGGTTGGTTTGCTCTTCTTCATTCGGGCATCTACTAAAGACCGTACAGAAATGGCTCAATTGATTTCCGAGCAAGAAGAAACCGTTTTAATGCCGCAACTACAAGAGTATTTTCGCTCTCGGTCTTACCGAGTGGCAGAAGTAGACCATGAAAAAAACCAAGTGACTTTTGAAGGGTTCGTGAAACCCAGCATATTTTTAGCAGTGTTTCTCACGCTGCTAGCATCTGCTGGTCTAGTGTGTTTGTCTTTGGTTTTCGCTTTGTTGTTCCCTAGATTCGGTAATATTTTTCTGGGATTGGTATTATTTGCGCCTTTGAGTGGAATTTTTTATTGGAAAAAAGCAGGTAGGCTAGAAAAAGTTGTGCTGAAACTAGAATCTGTGGCTAATCAGCCGCAATTGTTTAGTAAAATTACTGTTGTTGCTCATCGTGATGAAATACTTGAGCTACAAAAAGCACTACCTTTAAAGCCTAATGAATAG
- a CDS encoding GAF domain-containing sensor histidine kinase, translating to MLMSASSDFVALCREQIALLTQGLGASLSVVYLTQELIESPTGEAKLIPVVVYPETAVILPGEELAEVNARKQLQVGEVLLLPQKQGKLLTVAPAEETPESGRAPTVGGTSSPFGDDYLLDERQIVLPLVHEGVMMGLLVTSRADRPWNEQEQSQVEKVGQTLAIACILDQRRAWLQHQLHQQQILQEQQQDLLDNLLHQFRNPLTALRTFGKLLLKRLRPGDPNRDVGENIVRESDRLKELLQKFEQVIDWTEADLSRLVLPEKEGFVEATVQKEAKPALLLPGTGEQLTDCAVVDLLTPLLMSAKAIAQDRHIKLKADISQDLPLVRVNIKALQEVLSNIIDNALKYTPQGGKIYIQAGQEKLNFQGIAISDNGPGIPQEDLVHLGERHYRGVQAQTEIPGTGLGLAIAKQLIEQMQGEIEIFSPAINSKLTSPNTPGTTFIIWLPMSQSNS from the coding sequence ATGTTAATGTCTGCCAGTTCAGATTTTGTGGCTCTATGTCGAGAGCAAATAGCACTACTTACCCAAGGGCTAGGAGCTTCTTTAAGTGTAGTTTATCTAACCCAAGAATTGATAGAGTCGCCAACGGGGGAGGCGAAACTGATTCCTGTGGTTGTTTACCCAGAGACGGCAGTTATACTACCAGGAGAAGAGCTTGCTGAGGTGAATGCACGTAAACAATTACAAGTGGGTGAGGTACTGTTGCTACCTCAAAAACAGGGAAAGTTATTGACTGTAGCGCCAGCCGAAGAAACACCAGAGTCGGGGAGAGCGCCTACAGTAGGTGGAACGTCATCGCCTTTTGGTGATGATTACTTGTTAGATGAACGCCAAATAGTCTTACCTCTGGTGCATGAGGGCGTAATGATGGGATTATTGGTAACAAGCAGAGCCGATCGCCCCTGGAACGAACAAGAGCAAAGTCAAGTGGAGAAAGTCGGACAAACATTGGCGATCGCTTGTATTTTGGATCAGCGTCGAGCATGGTTGCAACACCAACTGCATCAACAACAAATTCTGCAAGAACAACAGCAAGATTTACTTGATAATTTATTGCATCAGTTTCGTAATCCCTTAACTGCCTTACGGACTTTTGGTAAACTTCTCTTGAAAAGATTGCGCCCTGGTGATCCAAATCGAGATGTGGGCGAGAATATTGTCAGGGAGAGCGATCGCCTCAAGGAATTGCTACAAAAGTTTGAGCAAGTTATTGATTGGACAGAGGCAGATTTATCTAGGCTAGTGTTACCAGAAAAAGAGGGATTTGTCGAAGCCACTGTCCAAAAAGAAGCCAAACCAGCGCTATTATTACCGGGGACGGGAGAGCAATTAACTGATTGTGCTGTAGTTGATTTATTAACACCATTACTCATGTCAGCCAAAGCGATCGCCCAAGACAGACATATCAAGTTAAAAGCAGATATTTCTCAAGATTTGCCATTAGTCAGGGTAAATATTAAAGCTTTGCAAGAAGTGTTGAGTAATATCATTGATAATGCTTTAAAATACACACCCCAAGGTGGCAAGATTTATATTCAAGCCGGGCAAGAAAAACTGAACTTCCAAGGCATTGCGATTAGTGATAATGGCCCTGGTATTCCTCAAGAAGATTTAGTCCATTTAGGTGAAAGACATTACCGAGGCGTACAAGCCCAAACAGAAATTCCTGGCACAGGCTTAGGATTAGCGATCGCTAAACAATTAATTGAGCAAATGCAGGGCGAAATTGAAATTTTCAGCCCGGCAATTAACTCTAAATTAACCTCACCCAATACACCAGGAACGACGTTTATTATTTGGTTACCGATGAGTCAAAGTAATTCGTAA
- the serS gene encoding serine--tRNA ligase — protein sequence MLDIKQIRENPQLIQERLNSRNGTYDIQPILQLDKQQRELEATRSQIQARSNEIGKIVGQKIKSGINPQDPEIQALRDEGNAIKAQLSELEPREKELKAEIEQLILALPNLPSDSTPIGKGEEENVEVRLWGDEYLPQNPNIIPHWEIGEKLGILNFERAVKVAQSRFVNLIGAGAALERALINFMLKMQTAAGYIEVSPPLLVNTDSLTGTGQLPKFAEESFKCADDELWLIPTAEVPVTNLYRGEILAAENLPIYHCAYTPCFRREAGSYGRDMRGLIRLHQFNKVELVKVVHPSTSFDELEKLVGNAEAILQALKLPYRVINLCTGDLGFGATKTYDLEVWLPSSGKYREISSCSNCFDFQARRADIRFKEAGKKGTQFVHTLNGSGLAVGRTMAAILENYQQPDGTILIPEVLQPFLGREVL from the coding sequence GTGCTGGATATTAAGCAAATAAGGGAAAATCCCCAACTCATTCAGGAACGGTTGAATAGCCGCAATGGTACTTATGACATTCAACCCATATTACAGTTAGATAAGCAACAACGGGAGTTGGAAGCGACCCGCAGTCAAATCCAAGCCCGGAGTAACGAAATTGGTAAAATTGTCGGACAGAAGATTAAATCGGGTATTAATCCTCAAGACCCAGAAATTCAAGCTTTGCGGGATGAGGGGAACGCGATTAAAGCCCAATTGAGTGAACTAGAACCAAGAGAAAAAGAACTCAAAGCGGAAATTGAGCAACTTATACTCGCACTCCCTAATTTACCCAGTGACTCTACACCTATAGGTAAAGGTGAGGAAGAAAATGTAGAGGTAAGACTTTGGGGTGATGAATATCTACCCCAGAATCCGAATATTATCCCCCATTGGGAAATCGGCGAAAAGCTGGGGATTCTCAATTTTGAACGTGCTGTCAAAGTTGCCCAAAGTCGCTTTGTGAACTTGATAGGCGCTGGTGCAGCGTTGGAGCGGGCGTTAATTAACTTTATGCTGAAGATGCAAACCGCAGCTGGCTATATAGAAGTTAGTCCACCCTTGTTAGTCAATACCGATTCTTTAACAGGAACAGGTCAATTACCGAAGTTTGCAGAAGAAAGCTTTAAGTGTGCTGATGATGAATTGTGGTTAATTCCCACAGCAGAAGTTCCTGTTACTAACCTTTATCGCGGAGAAATCCTGGCGGCGGAAAATTTACCCATTTATCACTGTGCTTATACTCCCTGTTTTCGTCGGGAAGCAGGAAGTTATGGACGAGATATGCGGGGTTTAATTCGCCTGCATCAATTCAATAAAGTAGAGTTGGTAAAAGTCGTTCATCCCAGCACTTCTTTTGATGAATTAGAAAAATTGGTGGGGAATGCCGAAGCAATTTTACAGGCTTTAAAATTACCTTACCGGGTGATTAATCTTTGTACTGGTGATTTAGGTTTTGGGGCAACGAAAACCTATGATTTAGAAGTATGGCTACCATCTTCTGGTAAATATCGGGAAATTTCCAGTTGTTCTAATTGTTTTGATTTCCAAGCGCGGCGAGCCGATATTCGCTTTAAGGAAGCAGGTAAGAAAGGTACACAGTTTGTCCATACCCTCAACGGTTCTGGCTTGGCTGTAGGGCGCACAATGGCAGCTATTTTGGAAAATTATCAGCAACCAGATGGGACAATTTTGATACCGGAAGTATTGCAACCTTTCTTAGGGCGTGAAGTGTTGTAA
- a CDS encoding RNA-guided endonuclease InsQ/TnpB family protein, translated as MLVFETKLEGTNEQYQLLDEAIKTARFVRNACLRYWMDNQNIGRYDLSAYCAVLAANENFPFVAKLNSMARQASAERAWSAIARFFDNCKQNKTGKKGYPRFKKEQTHGSVEYKTSGWKLSSDRRYVTFSDGFKAGTFKLWGTRDLHFYQLKQFKRVRVVRRADGYYAQFCIDQERVERREPTLKTIGLDVGLNHFLTDSEGNTVENPRHLRKSEKSLKRLQRRLSKTKKGSNNRVKARNRLSRKHLKVSRQRKDFAVKLARCVVQSSDLVAYEDLQVRNMVRNRHLAKSISDAAWTQFRQWVEYFGKVFGVVTVAVPPHHTSQNCSNCGEVVKKSLSTRTHACPHCGHIQDRDWNAARNILELGLRTVGHTGSQVSGDIDLCLGEVTPPNKSSRGKRKPKK; from the coding sequence ATGCTAGTATTTGAGACAAAACTTGAAGGAACAAACGAGCAGTATCAATTGCTGGATGAGGCGATTAAAACTGCTCGTTTTGTCCGCAATGCTTGCCTCCGGTACTGGATGGACAACCAAAACATCGGCAGGTATGATTTGAGTGCTTATTGCGCTGTCCTTGCTGCCAATGAAAACTTTCCGTTCGTTGCCAAACTCAACTCTATGGCTCGACAAGCTTCTGCTGAAAGAGCGTGGAGTGCAATTGCTCGGTTTTTTGACAATTGCAAGCAAAACAAAACCGGGAAGAAAGGTTATCCACGCTTTAAAAAAGAACAGACGCATGGGAGTGTTGAGTATAAAACTAGCGGCTGGAAGCTTAGTAGTGACCGTCGTTATGTCACTTTTAGCGACGGATTTAAAGCAGGAACTTTCAAACTCTGGGGAACTCGTGACTTGCATTTCTACCAGTTGAAACAGTTCAAGAGGGTGCGGGTTGTGCGTCGTGCCGATGGGTACTACGCGCAGTTTTGCATTGACCAAGAGCGAGTAGAAAGGCGAGAACCAACGCTTAAAACTATTGGGCTGGATGTGGGATTGAACCATTTCTTGACCGATAGCGAAGGCAATACAGTTGAGAACCCTAGACACTTGCGTAAAAGCGAAAAGTCTCTCAAGAGATTGCAACGCAGATTGTCTAAAACCAAGAAGGGTTCTAACAACAGAGTCAAGGCAAGAAATCGCTTGAGTAGAAAACACCTTAAAGTAAGTAGGCAGCGTAAAGACTTCGCCGTAAAGTTGGCGAGGTGCGTAGTCCAGTCTAGCGACTTGGTAGCCTATGAGGATTTGCAGGTGCGGAACATGGTCAGGAATAGACATCTTGCCAAGTCGATTAGTGATGCAGCGTGGACGCAGTTTCGGCAATGGGTTGAGTATTTCGGCAAAGTGTTTGGTGTAGTGACTGTTGCAGTCCCACCCCATCACACTTCGCAGAATTGTTCCAACTGTGGCGAAGTAGTGAAAAAGTCGCTGAGTACAAGAACTCATGCTTGCCCTCACTGTGGACATATTCAAGACAGGGATTGGAACGCTGCACGGAACATACTTGAACTAGGACTACGTACTGTGGGACACACAGGATCTCAAGTCTCTGGAGATATCGACCTCTGTTTGGGTGAGGTAACTCCTCCAAATAAGTCGAGTCGTGGAAAGAGAAAGCCCAAGAAGTGA
- a CDS encoding S-layer homology domain-containing protein has product MFNLTRWQSGTSALMALSITAGTVAPFLVVSPSFAQTTFSDVSSNYWAAQFIQQLSQRGIIAGFPDGSFRPEEPVTRAQFAAMVNKAFQKAPERQAINFVDVPSNYWASSAIRQAYTIGFLSGYPGNRFEPNQAIPRQQVLVSLANGLEYIPSGNVDSTLQYFNDAVNIAGYARSPIAAATEQKIVVNYPNVNFLNPTATATRAQVAAFIYQALVSSNQASALTSPYIVATQANIPRTPTAVTIPQGTVIPVKYDKAEKILVTKDETAPLTLTVDENVVTQAGTVVIPAGSQVVGELKPVQGGSQFVAQKLVLTTGQEYQLNATSEVINKTETVRKGASTGTIIKNTVLGASAAAAVSAVTGDRAIATEEVLGGAAIGGLISLFFGRNSVDLIAIDPDTDLQMTINQNLLVSLR; this is encoded by the coding sequence ATGTTTAATTTAACTCGTTGGCAATCTGGTACATCTGCGCTCATGGCTTTGAGCATCACAGCAGGAACTGTGGCACCTTTTTTAGTAGTATCTCCATCTTTTGCTCAAACTACTTTTTCTGATGTTTCCTCGAACTACTGGGCTGCACAGTTTATTCAACAATTGTCACAGCGAGGCATCATTGCTGGTTTCCCTGATGGTTCATTCCGTCCAGAAGAACCAGTAACTCGCGCTCAATTTGCGGCGATGGTCAATAAAGCTTTCCAAAAAGCACCAGAACGGCAAGCAATTAATTTTGTTGATGTCCCCAGTAACTATTGGGCATCTAGCGCCATTCGGCAAGCTTATACCATCGGTTTCCTCTCAGGATACCCTGGCAATCGTTTTGAGCCTAACCAAGCTATTCCCCGCCAGCAGGTTTTGGTTTCCCTGGCGAACGGTCTGGAATATATTCCCAGTGGTAACGTTGACAGTACTCTGCAATACTTTAACGACGCTGTTAACATTGCCGGCTATGCTCGTAGTCCCATAGCCGCCGCCACTGAGCAGAAAATTGTGGTGAATTATCCCAACGTCAACTTTTTAAATCCCACAGCAACAGCTACAAGGGCGCAGGTAGCAGCTTTTATCTACCAAGCATTAGTTAGTTCTAATCAAGCCTCAGCACTCACCTCACCCTATATTGTGGCTACTCAAGCTAATATTCCCAGAACACCTACTGCTGTCACCATTCCTCAAGGGACTGTGATTCCTGTGAAGTACGACAAGGCAGAGAAAATCCTCGTAACAAAGGATGAAACTGCTCCTTTGACCCTTACTGTAGACGAAAACGTAGTTACTCAAGCGGGTACTGTGGTAATTCCGGCTGGTAGCCAGGTAGTCGGGGAACTGAAGCCAGTTCAAGGCGGTTCCCAATTCGTGGCTCAAAAACTCGTTTTAACTACAGGTCAAGAGTATCAACTGAATGCAACTTCAGAAGTCATTAACAAAACCGAAACCGTCAGAAAGGGTGCTAGCACCGGCACAATTATTAAGAATACCGTCCTGGGTGCAAGTGCCGCCGCCGCCGTCTCTGCTGTCACAGGCGATCGCGCGATCGCTACTGAAGAAGTTTTAGGCGGTGCGGCCATTGGTGGATTAATCAGCTTGTTTTTCGGCAGAAATAGTGTTGACTTAATCGCTATCGACCCAGACACCGATTTACAAATGACCATTAACCAAAATCTACTGGTTTCATTAAGATAG
- a CDS encoding ATP-binding protein, translating into MSTYRQAFAGISSRFEAPYGHRVYEVHVLPVRNDDGEIFAGMTITQEITERKQSELALQNALQLLNLHIDTTPLAVVQWDCHLCVTRWSSAAEKIFGWLAEEVIGKYIQDLHIVYEEDMTAVAEVSDRLLSGQEAQIIQYNRNYTKDGRVIYCEWYNSSITNEEGSVTSVLSLVLDVTERIQAEKALRQSELMVTEERAQALERERAARIELERASRMKDEFLAIVSHELRSPLNGILGWSRLLRTRKLSPEKIEQALESIERNAQAQTQLIEDLLDISRIIRGNIRLLVRPTKLIPVIQAALDTVRPIANTKSIQIISRLNFDIGLVSADPERLQQVIWNLLSNAVKFTPEGGRVEICLEQVETNVQIQVIDTGTGISPEFLPYVFDRFRQADATTTRNQGGLGLGLAIVRNLVELHNGKVSVASPGEGQGATFTVQLPLLATYSTLTPEEPLIQRQTAWDTKVQIKGLKILAVDDEPDTREFLKTALEQYGAIVTTAASTREALKLLQLVKPDVLLSDIGMPNEDGYALIRQIRALSSEQGGNVPAAALTAYTRQSDRLQALTAGFQIHISKPIEPIQLLKIVATLAGNNSN; encoded by the coding sequence ATGTCAACCTATCGCCAAGCATTTGCAGGCATCAGCTCCCGTTTTGAAGCACCCTATGGACATCGCGTTTATGAAGTCCATGTTTTACCTGTGAGGAATGATGATGGTGAGATTTTTGCGGGAATGACCATTACCCAGGAAATCACAGAGCGTAAACAATCTGAATTGGCTTTGCAAAATGCCCTACAGCTTTTAAATCTACACATAGATACTACTCCTTTGGCAGTAGTGCAGTGGGATTGCCACTTGTGCGTTACCCGTTGGTCATCGGCTGCTGAAAAAATCTTTGGCTGGCTGGCAGAAGAAGTAATAGGAAAATACATTCAAGATTTGCATATAGTTTATGAGGAAGATATGACAGCAGTCGCAGAGGTGAGCGATCGCCTCCTCAGTGGCCAAGAAGCGCAAATTATCCAATACAATCGCAACTATACCAAAGATGGCAGAGTCATTTATTGCGAATGGTACAACTCCAGCATTACTAATGAAGAAGGTAGTGTTACCTCTGTGCTATCACTAGTGTTAGATGTAACAGAGCGCATACAAGCAGAAAAAGCACTACGCCAAAGCGAATTAATGGTAACTGAAGAGCGGGCGCAAGCTTTAGAACGAGAACGGGCAGCTCGTATAGAACTGGAAAGAGCCAGTCGTATGAAAGATGAATTTTTAGCGATAGTTTCCCATGAATTGCGATCGCCCCTCAATGGTATTTTAGGCTGGTCGCGCCTGCTCCGCACCCGCAAACTGTCACCAGAAAAGATTGAACAAGCTTTAGAATCCATTGAGCGCAATGCTCAAGCCCAAACTCAATTAATTGAAGACTTACTCGATATTTCCCGGATTATTCGCGGTAACATTCGCTTGCTTGTGCGCCCCACAAAATTGATTCCGGTAATTCAAGCCGCACTAGATACCGTCCGCCCAATTGCCAATACCAAATCAATCCAAATTATATCTCGCCTGAATTTTGATATTGGTTTAGTTTCTGCCGACCCAGAACGTTTACAGCAAGTGATTTGGAACCTACTTTCCAATGCAGTCAAGTTTACTCCTGAAGGTGGACGGGTAGAAATTTGCCTAGAACAAGTAGAGACTAATGTGCAGATTCAGGTAATTGACACAGGTACAGGCATCAGTCCTGAGTTTTTGCCTTATGTGTTTGACCGTTTCCGCCAAGCAGATGCTACCACAACCAGAAATCAAGGAGGACTGGGTTTAGGTCTGGCGATCGTGCGTAATCTCGTTGAGCTTCACAATGGTAAAGTATCAGTTGCTAGCCCAGGAGAAGGACAAGGAGCCACATTTACAGTCCAACTACCACTTTTAGCAACTTACTCCACACTCACCCCAGAAGAACCCTTGATTCAACGACAGACAGCCTGGGATACTAAAGTCCAAATCAAAGGACTAAAAATCTTAGCAGTTGATGATGAACCAGATACTAGAGAATTTCTCAAAACTGCCTTAGAGCAATACGGAGCAATTGTAACAACCGCAGCCTCCACCCGTGAAGCCTTAAAACTGTTGCAATTAGTGAAGCCTGATGTGCTATTAAGTGATATTGGGATGCCTAATGAAGATGGCTACGCTCTCATTCGGCAAATTCGAGCGCTATCATCAGAACAAGGGGGAAATGTCCCAGCCGCCGCCCTTACCGCTTACACCAGACAAAGCGATCGCCTCCAAGCCCTAACCGCCGGATTTCAAATTCATATATCCAAACCAATTGAGCCAATCCAGTTATTAAAAATTGTTGCTACCCTGGCTGGCAACAACTCGAATTAA
- a CDS encoding PadR family transcriptional regulator, whose amino-acid sequence MKIEDIYQFFENPPPTYLCQEVAICYILYVLLQGESYGTELIQQLETEHPTYRLSDTVLYSAIKFLEDNRAITGYWKKLEGRGRPRRMYQVSPEWQHQAEDLARLWQNYIYVRTN is encoded by the coding sequence ATGAAAATTGAGGATATATATCAATTCTTTGAAAATCCTCCGCCAACTTACCTCTGCCAGGAAGTAGCAATTTGTTACATTCTGTATGTTTTACTACAAGGTGAATCCTACGGAACTGAATTAATTCAGCAACTAGAAACTGAACACCCTACCTATCGGCTCTCAGATACTGTACTTTATAGTGCCATCAAATTTCTGGAAGACAATAGGGCAATTACTGGGTATTGGAAGAAGTTGGAAGGGCGAGGTCGCCCCAGGCGAATGTACCAAGTTTCTCCAGAATGGCAACATCAAGCGGAAGATTTAGCCCGGCTTTGGCAAAATTACATTTATGTGAGGACAAATTAA
- a CDS encoding DUF3611 family protein has protein sequence MSRNPDAPSSSSNLRTIAQTFRMTGWISFWIQLVLGVISGIIVLLFGIFSQRAGSPNNNPGTGFGVFLAICGLVVLGGGIYLAFRYTRIGNQLLSSNPSNRPRKVETVQVLRLGLWINLGGTLVTLLGAQAIVGTLVARSISPQAVTTQLFDPTRIISGLDMLVVQANINTVSAHFAGLVSSLWLLNRINKS, from the coding sequence ATGTCACGAAATCCCGATGCTCCATCATCTTCTTCTAATCTCCGGACAATTGCCCAGACGTTCCGGATGACAGGCTGGATTAGCTTCTGGATTCAGCTAGTACTCGGCGTTATTTCTGGCATTATTGTGCTACTGTTTGGCATTTTTAGCCAGAGAGCAGGTAGCCCTAATAATAATCCGGGGACTGGCTTTGGGGTGTTTTTAGCGATTTGTGGATTGGTAGTGCTGGGTGGGGGTATTTATTTAGCCTTCCGTTACACCAGAATTGGTAATCAACTGCTATCCTCCAACCCCAGCAACCGACCTCGGAAAGTGGAGACAGTGCAAGTATTACGTTTAGGACTGTGGATAAATTTAGGCGGGACTTTGGTGACATTGTTGGGAGCGCAGGCGATCGTGGGTACACTAGTAGCTAGGTCAATATCTCCCCAAGCTGTCACTACCCAATTATTCGACCCTACCCGCATCATTAGTGGTCTAGATATGTTGGTAGTTCAGGCGAACATCAATACAGTCTCAGCCCACTTTGCTGGGCTGGTTAGCTCCCTGTGGCTACTCAATCGCATCAACAAATCTTAA
- a CDS encoding DUF3155 domain-containing protein — protein MARRRKRKSRRRQEGRRILEHVPQYSIESGEEKPVTAARKFIQAEGILPPALLLVKRNEHTTDRYFWAEKGLFGAQYVEENHFLFPSLRVLESPAGAEPVAVGSR, from the coding sequence TTGGCAAGGAGACGTAAAAGAAAAAGTCGTCGTCGCCAGGAAGGACGACGTATTTTAGAACACGTACCTCAATACAGCATCGAAAGCGGTGAAGAGAAACCCGTGACAGCAGCCAGAAAATTTATTCAAGCTGAAGGTATCTTGCCACCGGCGTTGCTACTCGTAAAGCGAAACGAACACACTACAGACCGTTATTTTTGGGCAGAGAAAGGGCTGTTTGGCGCTCAATACGTCGAGGAAAATCATTTCTTGTTTCCCAGCCTGCGGGTACTTGAATCTCCCGCAGGGGCAGAACCAGTGGCGGTAGGCAGTCGCTGA